Proteins found in one Pseudomonas sp. P8_241 genomic segment:
- a CDS encoding CsbD family protein has product MSSTGDKVKGMANEAAGNVKQGIGKATGNDKMRAEGVVQEKKGEAQQAVGKAKDAVKKGVDEA; this is encoded by the coding sequence ATGAGCAGTACAGGCGATAAAGTGAAAGGCATGGCCAACGAAGCCGCGGGCAACGTCAAGCAAGGTATTGGCAAGGCGACCGGTAACGACAAAATGCGCGCCGAAGGCGTGGTGCAGGAGAAGAAAGGCGAAGCCCAACAAGCCGTAGGCAAAGCCAAGGACGCGGTCAAGAAAGGTGTCGACGAAGCCTGA